A single genomic interval of Microbacterium sp. BLY harbors:
- a CDS encoding AAA family ATPase, translating to MTANTVSLVDAQARRVLGEYDHHLTFPAADDFAIVYGPNGVGKTKFLEIIHAASRIDGRALSALPFQDATLTFSDGTTLHVGPTHEDVSPPSEKRRVSRELRFTLTQAGGQSADWVYSGTSAEEWLAENTPWRPVDDELWEDIRDGELVTTQDLEQRHPEAFASDALPPVFRGFRRVVKSYLIETQRLRIENAERARPRGFAVRPGVRREHTSKITQHADKMRALVNRAQTEHSTITQQLDRTFPNRVLEGSTAPRDAAQVRQHYEEQNAFRSRLGRVASVALAEALSLPDRDLEDWELRLLSLYLDDAEAKLEPFETLLQKIELLEEIVNTRLLRKKLRVTAREGLVVRRSDDDRTIGLDALSSGEQHEIILMFDLLFNVPEGAMVLIDEPEISLHVVWQLAFIPDVQRIAELSGFRFVVATHSPQIINDDWDKATPLGPEEAPFS from the coding sequence GTGACTGCCAACACCGTTTCGCTGGTTGACGCTCAGGCCCGTCGGGTGCTGGGCGAGTACGACCACCATCTGACCTTCCCGGCCGCAGATGACTTCGCAATTGTCTATGGCCCGAACGGCGTTGGGAAGACAAAGTTTCTCGAGATCATTCACGCTGCATCGCGTATCGATGGAAGGGCTCTGTCTGCTCTCCCTTTCCAGGACGCGACGCTGACGTTCTCTGACGGCACGACATTGCATGTCGGACCAACGCATGAAGATGTGAGCCCTCCTTCCGAAAAGCGACGGGTGAGCCGTGAGCTTCGGTTCACTCTGACGCAGGCCGGCGGTCAGTCCGCAGACTGGGTCTATTCAGGTACAAGCGCAGAGGAGTGGCTGGCGGAGAACACGCCGTGGAGGCCGGTCGACGATGAGCTCTGGGAGGATATTCGAGACGGCGAGTTGGTCACGACCCAAGACCTGGAGCAGCGTCATCCGGAAGCCTTTGCTTCAGACGCACTGCCGCCCGTGTTTCGCGGCTTCCGGCGCGTAGTGAAGAGCTACCTCATTGAGACACAGCGTCTAAGAATCGAGAACGCTGAGCGAGCCAGACCTCGCGGGTTCGCGGTGCGGCCGGGCGTTCGACGTGAGCACACATCTAAGATCACGCAGCACGCTGACAAGATGCGAGCACTAGTCAATCGGGCGCAAACTGAGCACTCAACGATCACGCAGCAGCTCGACCGAACTTTCCCGAACCGGGTTCTCGAGGGTTCTACGGCTCCAAGAGACGCAGCGCAGGTGCGGCAACACTACGAGGAGCAGAACGCATTCCGTAGTCGGCTCGGTCGGGTCGCGTCGGTCGCACTCGCCGAAGCTCTGTCGCTCCCGGACCGGGATCTTGAGGACTGGGAGCTCAGACTCCTCTCGCTTTACCTCGACGACGCTGAAGCGAAGCTCGAACCGTTTGAAACGCTGCTCCAGAAGATCGAGCTTCTCGAGGAGATCGTGAACACGCGTCTGCTTCGAAAGAAGCTTCGGGTCACCGCGAGGGAAGGACTCGTCGTCCGAAGAAGTGACGACGACCGCACGATCGGGCTTGATGCGCTTTCTTCTGGTGAGCAGCACGAGATCATCCTCATGTTCGACCTCCTATTCAACGTGCCTGAAGGAGCGATGGTTCTCATTGACGAGCCGGAGATCTCGCTCCACGTGGTCTGGCAACTGGCCTTCATTCCGGATGTACAGCGAATCGCCGAGCTTTCAGGGTTTCGGTTTGTGGTTGCGACTCACTCACCGCAGATCATCAATGACGATTGGGACAAAGCGACGCCACTCGGCCCCGAAGAAGCCCCGTTTTCATGA
- a CDS encoding copper chaperone PCu(A)C, protein MNIRTSLPRFGAMIALSLLALTGCTAPTAATPTDTPAADALRIDDAWVKSADEGMSAAFGTLVNESDEDVTVTAVSSAASPMIELHETVENDAGEMVMREIAGGFVVPAGGRLTLEPGGDHIMMMDLAAPLRAGDEVSFTMTMSDDSTVDFTAPVKDYSGANENYDGGDEHDGMDH, encoded by the coding sequence ATGAACATCCGCACCTCCCTCCCCCGCTTCGGCGCGATGATCGCCCTCTCGCTCCTCGCCCTCACCGGCTGCACGGCACCGACGGCCGCGACGCCGACGGACACCCCGGCCGCGGATGCCCTCCGCATCGACGATGCCTGGGTCAAGTCCGCGGACGAGGGCATGTCGGCGGCTTTCGGCACGCTCGTCAACGAGAGCGACGAGGACGTGACCGTGACGGCGGTCTCGTCCGCTGCATCGCCGATGATCGAACTGCACGAGACCGTCGAGAACGACGCCGGCGAGATGGTGATGCGCGAGATCGCTGGCGGTTTCGTCGTCCCGGCCGGCGGCCGCCTCACCCTCGAGCCCGGTGGCGACCACATCATGATGATGGACCTCGCCGCGCCGCTCCGCGCCGGTGACGAGGTCTCCTTCACCATGACCATGTCGGACGACTCCACGGTCGACTTCACCGCGCCGGTGAAGGACTACTCGGGTGCCAACGAGAACTACGACGGCGGCGACGAGCACGACGGCATGGACCACTGA
- a CDS encoding MBL fold metallo-hydrolase: MSTGRRWTEVVPGFFGIGVADVNCYLVKTADGMTLFDAGLPRSRGVLRVLLGHLGADEADIDAVVLTHGHFDHVGVARGLRAEGVSVFVHPRDAELARHPYRYRPAAPRVPYVLTHPRGIPPITRMALAGALNVRGVEAQPRVTHEHPVDAPGTPLALWTPGHTAGHCAYFFPDTGVLVAGDALVTLDPYTGEAGPQIVARAATADTAEAMDSLDTLARTGARVVLPGHGAPILDGVGPAVAAARRRGPH; the protein is encoded by the coding sequence ATGAGTACAGGGCGACGGTGGACCGAGGTGGTGCCGGGCTTCTTCGGCATCGGGGTGGCGGACGTCAACTGCTATCTCGTGAAGACCGCGGACGGGATGACCCTGTTCGACGCCGGGCTGCCGCGGAGCAGAGGAGTGCTGCGCGTCCTCCTCGGTCATCTGGGCGCGGACGAGGCCGACATCGACGCGGTCGTGCTGACGCACGGGCACTTCGATCATGTCGGCGTCGCCCGCGGGCTGCGGGCGGAGGGCGTGTCGGTGTTCGTCCACCCGCGGGACGCGGAGCTGGCCCGTCATCCGTACCGGTATCGTCCGGCCGCCCCTCGGGTCCCGTACGTGCTCACTCATCCGCGGGGCATCCCGCCCATCACGCGGATGGCACTCGCCGGGGCGCTGAACGTCCGCGGCGTCGAGGCGCAGCCTCGCGTGACGCACGAACACCCCGTCGACGCCCCGGGCACTCCGCTGGCCCTGTGGACACCCGGGCACACGGCGGGACACTGCGCCTACTTCTTCCCGGACACCGGGGTGCTCGTCGCGGGCGACGCCCTCGTGACGCTCGACCCGTACACGGGGGAGGCAGGGCCGCAGATCGTCGCCAGGGCGGCGACGGCCGATACCGCGGAGGCGATGGACTCACTGGACACGCTGGCGCGCACGGGGGCGCGGGTGGTCCTCCCCGGTCATGGGGCTCCCATCCTCGACGGCGTGGGGCCCGCGGTCGCCGCCGCGCGACGACGCGGACCCCACTGA
- a CDS encoding deoxyribodipyrimidine photo-lyase, which produces MTSPSIVWFRDDLRLADNPALRAAVERDEPVVALFVLDEESLGIRPLGGAARWWLHHSLASLAGRLREKGATLVLRRGPADRVVRELVAESGAGAVFWNRRYGAAGRGIDAGLKTALRGDGLTVSSFAGALLHEPWTVTTGSGTHYSVFTPFWRACLALPAPRAPLPEPRELRGTHTRLTSDALDDWGLLPTSPDWAGGLRDTWEPGEPAARRRLQRFLAEDLRTYDRARDTPAAGATSRLSPRLRWGELSPFTVWHEAVGVDGAGGFLSELGWREFAWHTLFHFPDLATKNLRPEFDAFPWPPLDPARLDRWQHGETGVPLVDAGMRELWHTGYMHNRVRMVTASFLVKNLLIDWRLGEEWFWDTLVDADDASNPFNWQWVAGSGADAAPYFRVFNPELQAKKFDGEGQYIGRWAADAPTEPLVDLGETRKAALAAYDTMKRSARAQRD; this is translated from the coding sequence ATGACCTCGCCCTCGATCGTCTGGTTCCGCGACGATCTCCGCCTGGCCGACAACCCCGCGCTGCGTGCCGCCGTCGAGCGCGACGAACCGGTCGTCGCGCTCTTCGTCCTCGACGAGGAATCCCTCGGCATCCGTCCGCTGGGCGGCGCGGCACGCTGGTGGCTGCATCACTCGCTGGCCTCGCTCGCCGGACGGCTGCGCGAGAAGGGGGCGACGCTGGTACTGCGGCGCGGGCCGGCCGACCGGGTCGTGCGGGAACTGGTGGCGGAGTCCGGGGCGGGCGCCGTCTTCTGGAATCGCCGATACGGAGCGGCCGGGCGCGGGATCGATGCCGGACTGAAGACGGCGTTGCGGGGCGACGGGCTCACGGTGTCGTCGTTCGCGGGCGCCCTTCTGCACGAGCCCTGGACGGTCACGACCGGGAGCGGCACACATTATTCGGTCTTCACGCCGTTCTGGCGGGCCTGTCTGGCCCTTCCGGCCCCGCGCGCCCCCCTCCCGGAACCCCGGGAGCTCCGCGGCACGCACACTCGACTCACCTCCGACGCGCTGGATGACTGGGGTCTGCTGCCCACCTCACCGGACTGGGCGGGCGGGTTGCGCGACACGTGGGAGCCCGGCGAGCCCGCCGCGCGCCGCCGGCTGCAGCGCTTCCTCGCCGAAGACCTCCGAACGTATGATCGCGCTCGCGACACCCCGGCCGCCGGCGCCACCTCCCGACTGTCTCCCCGTCTGCGCTGGGGCGAGCTCAGCCCCTTCACCGTGTGGCACGAGGCCGTCGGAGTCGACGGTGCCGGCGGATTCCTCTCGGAACTCGGCTGGCGGGAGTTCGCCTGGCACACGCTCTTCCACTTCCCCGACCTCGCGACGAAGAACCTGCGTCCGGAGTTCGACGCGTTCCCGTGGCCGCCGCTGGATCCCGCACGGCTGGACCGGTGGCAGCACGGGGAGACGGGCGTGCCCCTCGTCGACGCGGGCATGCGCGAGCTCTGGCACACGGGGTACATGCACAACCGGGTGCGGATGGTCACGGCATCCTTCCTCGTCAAGAACCTCCTCATCGACTGGCGGCTCGGCGAGGAGTGGTTCTGGGACACGCTGGTGGATGCCGACGACGCGAGCAACCCGTTCAACTGGCAGTGGGTCGCAGGCTCCGGCGCCGACGCCGCCCCCTACTTCCGCGTCTTCAATCCGGAACTGCAGGCCAAGAAGTTCGACGGCGAGGGGCAGTACATCGGACGCTGGGCCGCCGATGCCCCCACGGAGCCCCTCGTCGACCTCGGCGAGACGAGGAAAGCCGCGCTCGCCGCCTACGACACCATGAAGCGGTCGGCGCGCGCGCAGCGCGACTGA
- a CDS encoding Dyp-type peroxidase has protein sequence MPTTDASSRTGRRGSTRRQFLLGGAVAGVGAAVAVGADLALNSRGADTPDASRALNGDLTVAFHGTHQAGIATDAQAHGSFVALDLRPEVDRESLRRILRILTDDAARLTEGRAALADSEPELAAAPARLTVTFGFGPGLVARAGGTGPSWLAPLPAFRVDRLRPEFSDGDLLLQIGADDPLTVAHAQRMLLKDARGFATVRWIQQGFRRAHGTERAGTTMRNLFGQVDGTSNPQPGTEDFARVVWSDDGWLTGGTGMVLRRIRMDLDGWDRLDRSGREASVGRTLREGAPLTGTAEFDEPDFDATTAIGFPVIPAFAHIRRARGDGTERIFRRAYNYDERPAGSEVSESGLLFVAFQADVARQFLPMQRRLDELDLLNEWTVPIGSAVFAVPPGCAAGGYIGETLLD, from the coding sequence ATGCCCACAACCGATGCGAGCTCTCGTACCGGGCGTCGTGGTTCGACCCGGCGGCAGTTCCTCCTCGGAGGGGCCGTCGCCGGTGTCGGGGCCGCGGTCGCGGTGGGTGCGGATCTCGCCCTCAACAGCCGAGGCGCGGACACACCGGACGCTTCCCGGGCCCTGAACGGCGACCTCACCGTCGCATTCCACGGCACCCACCAGGCCGGCATCGCCACCGATGCGCAGGCGCACGGGTCTTTCGTCGCGCTCGACCTCCGACCCGAGGTCGACCGAGAATCGCTGCGGAGGATCCTGCGGATCCTCACGGACGACGCGGCTCGGCTCACTGAGGGACGGGCGGCGCTCGCGGACTCGGAACCGGAACTCGCGGCCGCCCCGGCGCGGCTGACCGTCACGTTCGGCTTCGGACCGGGGCTCGTGGCGCGGGCGGGAGGTACGGGACCCTCGTGGCTCGCTCCGCTCCCGGCGTTCCGCGTCGATCGCCTACGGCCGGAGTTCTCGGACGGGGACCTGCTCCTCCAGATCGGCGCGGACGACCCCCTCACCGTCGCCCATGCCCAGCGGATGCTGCTGAAGGATGCGCGGGGGTTCGCGACCGTCCGGTGGATCCAGCAGGGCTTCCGCCGCGCGCACGGTACCGAGCGCGCCGGGACGACCATGCGCAACCTCTTCGGTCAGGTCGACGGCACGAGCAATCCGCAGCCGGGGACCGAGGATTTCGCGCGCGTCGTCTGGAGCGACGACGGCTGGCTGACCGGAGGCACGGGCATGGTGCTCCGCCGCATCCGGATGGACCTCGACGGGTGGGACCGCCTGGATCGGAGCGGGCGCGAGGCGTCCGTGGGGCGGACGCTCCGCGAGGGAGCGCCGCTGACCGGGACAGCGGAGTTCGATGAGCCGGACTTCGACGCGACCACGGCCATCGGCTTCCCGGTCATCCCCGCGTTCGCGCATATCCGGCGGGCGCGCGGCGACGGCACGGAGCGCATCTTCCGCCGGGCGTACAACTACGACGAACGTCCGGCCGGTAGTGAGGTGTCGGAGTCCGGATTGCTCTTCGTCGCCTTCCAGGCGGACGTCGCGCGCCAGTTCCTCCCCATGCAGCGGCGATTGGATGAACTCGATCTGCTGAACGAGTGGACCGTCCCGATCGGGTCGGCGGTCTTCGCCGTCCCGCCGGGGTGCGCGGCCGGCGGGTACATCGGAGAGACCCTCCTCGACTGA
- a CDS encoding copper resistance CopC family protein has translation MSPVRRFAAGAVVAAVAVLATAAPATAHDQLIDSSPTDGERLEAAPENITMTFSGELLVLDSSTAGATVLVVDAAGEDWATGAVEVRGRNVTAALAADMPEGGYQVRWQVVSEDGHPIAGVIPFAIGDAAPLETTGQPAATPPAAGDTADTPPQNADEAGDPIRVLLIGGAGAALAVAVFALLLRRRRAAAVLPESGDDTADNS, from the coding sequence ATGTCCCCTGTCCGCAGATTCGCGGCCGGGGCGGTGGTGGCAGCCGTCGCGGTCCTCGCGACGGCCGCTCCCGCGACCGCCCACGATCAACTCATCGACAGCAGTCCCACCGACGGAGAGCGGCTCGAGGCGGCTCCCGAGAACATCACCATGACGTTCTCCGGAGAACTCCTCGTCCTCGACTCCTCTACCGCCGGTGCCACCGTCCTCGTCGTCGACGCGGCGGGTGAGGACTGGGCCACGGGTGCGGTGGAGGTGCGCGGGAGGAACGTCACCGCCGCGCTCGCTGCCGACATGCCCGAAGGTGGCTACCAGGTCCGCTGGCAGGTCGTCTCCGAAGACGGGCATCCCATCGCCGGAGTCATCCCGTTCGCGATCGGCGACGCCGCTCCGCTGGAGACGACAGGTCAGCCGGCGGCGACGCCGCCCGCCGCCGGGGACACGGCGGACACACCTCCTCAGAATGCCGACGAGGCCGGTGACCCGATCCGGGTCCTGCTCATCGGCGGAGCGGGCGCGGCACTCGCCGTCGCCGTCTTCGCCCTCCTCCTCCGCCGCCGTCGCGCGGCCGCCGTGCTGCCGGAATCCGGCGATGACACGGCAGACAACTCGTGA
- a CDS encoding DUF6098 family protein: MTDAALDRTCGPDTASGRDAATGLRRIDHLAQLAAVVRACPGLHVRYSEGPDADSRRSSIDTESGLELPGLSVNPLDAERWWTRPLEDWLARQLCQYRHLAEKDPQRIAWVLRGEHCGRGPDCEPLLRDVEPIAVIDEHVLAEARDRYERSFDAGRGPADDGEDRE; encoded by the coding sequence ATGACAGACGCCGCACTCGACCGCACCTGCGGACCCGACACCGCATCCGGCCGGGATGCCGCGACCGGTCTTCGGCGCATCGATCATCTGGCGCAGCTGGCCGCGGTCGTCCGGGCGTGCCCGGGCCTGCACGTCCGCTACTCGGAGGGTCCGGATGCGGACTCCCGCCGTTCCAGCATCGACACCGAGAGCGGACTCGAGCTCCCCGGTCTCTCCGTCAATCCTCTGGACGCCGAACGCTGGTGGACACGTCCGCTGGAGGACTGGCTCGCGCGTCAGCTCTGTCAGTACCGTCACCTGGCGGAGAAGGACCCGCAGCGCATCGCCTGGGTCCTCCGCGGGGAGCACTGCGGTCGGGGGCCCGACTGCGAGCCTCTGCTTCGTGATGTGGAGCCCATCGCCGTCATCGACGAGCACGTGCTGGCCGAGGCCAGGGACCGCTACGAGCGCAGCTTCGATGCGGGCCGCGGACCCGCCGACGATGGGGAGGATCGGGAATGA
- a CDS encoding N-6 DNA methylase has translation MADQVTAAAASNTARIVWDTADKFLRNVVEPQEYGDYILPFTVLRRLECLLADTKKDVIAYVHSLGEMPPHLIDIAVRDRFKLSFFNVSELDLATIASVDDNVDKSLTSYVAGFSNNITDIWNAFEFPKLVTKLASANRLHAVVKHFSTLPLGPDQVSNTAMGDIFEDVMYRAFDKKGKGAGAFYTPRDAIKLMVDVLFAADEDSLVGESTLRSIYDPTAGSGGMLLVGQDSLKALNPDIKVTLFGQELMPSAYALGKADLLIQGGRPDAIRMGDTLIHDEYEGQTFDYVLSNPPFGSDWGVQETEVRKQAKVDGSRFSHGLPSKSDGQMLFLAHCASKLTPAGKQGHGGRAAVVSNASPLFTSDKGPNAIRQWLFDEDLIDAIIALPTQMFYGTGIATYIWILDTNKDKARQGKIQLIDGSGLWDPMRKPMGDKRRYVSDGKRKKILDAYRDFEYADPNISKVLTPEDFQFIDVPVYKQARLATVVSDEAIETLLERKDFTDAHAEALRSLDGSPWNGLATAWPQVAKAAGLKVPVTQVDAVMKAVGVEDDNAPVAVDRKGNPVIADGWKITERVALSEDLEEHMRREVLPFAPDAQWDEGAAKAGNEIPFTRLFYGDGARLLKRVPATWTVMPAWAIFKERGEKASSEDVYLTPSQQYGVMPQSEYMELTGNRVVLNNASSDTMKSVREGDFIIHLRSFQGGIEASDIEGKVSAAYTVLTPVMTLHRDYFRHLLKSEEFITELANLTFQLRDGQNVSFSRFSRMRLPVPPLEEQIAIAERLQSELAHIDARQAEVDRLRNEFSSLRGSFVTGKKQVS, from the coding sequence ATGGCAGACCAGGTCACCGCGGCAGCAGCGTCCAACACTGCTCGCATCGTATGGGACACCGCGGACAAGTTCCTCCGCAACGTCGTCGAACCCCAGGAGTACGGCGACTACATCTTGCCCTTCACCGTGCTGCGCCGCCTTGAGTGCCTGCTCGCGGACACGAAGAAGGACGTGATCGCGTATGTGCACAGCCTGGGCGAGATGCCGCCGCACCTGATCGACATCGCCGTGCGCGATCGCTTCAAGCTGAGCTTCTTCAACGTCTCCGAGCTGGACCTCGCGACCATCGCCTCTGTCGACGACAACGTCGATAAATCGCTGACGAGTTACGTGGCAGGATTCTCGAACAACATCACCGACATCTGGAACGCGTTCGAGTTCCCGAAACTCGTGACCAAGCTGGCTTCCGCGAACCGGCTGCACGCGGTCGTAAAGCACTTCTCGACGCTGCCGCTGGGGCCCGACCAGGTGTCTAACACTGCGATGGGCGACATCTTCGAGGACGTGATGTACCGCGCGTTCGACAAGAAGGGCAAGGGCGCGGGTGCCTTCTACACGCCGCGTGACGCCATCAAGCTCATGGTCGACGTGCTCTTCGCAGCGGATGAAGACTCGCTCGTCGGCGAAAGTACGCTGCGTTCAATCTATGACCCGACTGCAGGCTCCGGCGGCATGCTGCTCGTGGGGCAGGACTCGCTCAAGGCGCTGAACCCCGACATCAAGGTCACGCTGTTCGGCCAGGAGCTCATGCCCTCGGCATACGCACTCGGCAAGGCAGACTTGCTGATCCAGGGCGGCAGACCCGACGCAATCCGCATGGGCGACACGCTCATCCACGATGAGTACGAAGGCCAGACCTTCGACTACGTGCTTTCGAACCCACCGTTCGGCTCGGACTGGGGCGTTCAGGAGACGGAAGTCCGCAAGCAGGCGAAGGTCGATGGCTCTAGGTTCAGCCATGGCCTCCCGAGTAAGAGCGACGGCCAGATGCTCTTCCTCGCGCACTGCGCCTCCAAGCTCACACCCGCCGGCAAGCAGGGCCATGGCGGTCGCGCCGCGGTGGTCTCGAACGCCTCACCGCTGTTCACGAGCGACAAGGGCCCGAACGCCATCCGCCAGTGGCTGTTCGACGAGGACCTCATCGACGCGATCATCGCACTGCCGACGCAGATGTTCTACGGCACCGGTATCGCGACCTATATCTGGATCCTCGACACGAACAAGGACAAGGCGCGCCAGGGCAAGATCCAGCTCATCGACGGCTCAGGTCTCTGGGACCCGATGCGCAAGCCCATGGGCGACAAGCGGCGCTACGTCTCCGACGGCAAGCGCAAGAAGATCCTCGATGCATACCGCGACTTCGAGTACGCAGATCCGAACATCTCGAAGGTGCTCACGCCGGAGGACTTCCAGTTCATCGACGTGCCGGTCTACAAGCAGGCGCGGCTCGCCACCGTTGTCAGCGACGAGGCGATCGAGACGCTGCTCGAGCGCAAGGACTTCACCGACGCCCACGCGGAGGCACTGCGCTCGCTCGACGGGTCGCCGTGGAACGGACTGGCCACTGCGTGGCCGCAGGTCGCGAAGGCCGCAGGTCTCAAGGTGCCGGTCACCCAGGTCGACGCTGTCATGAAGGCAGTCGGCGTCGAGGACGACAACGCTCCCGTCGCAGTCGATCGCAAGGGCAACCCTGTCATCGCGGACGGATGGAAGATCACCGAACGCGTCGCACTGAGCGAGGACCTCGAAGAGCACATGCGACGCGAGGTGCTGCCGTTCGCCCCGGACGCCCAGTGGGACGAGGGTGCTGCGAAGGCAGGCAACGAGATCCCCTTCACGCGCCTGTTCTACGGGGACGGCGCTCGTCTCCTCAAGCGCGTTCCCGCAACTTGGACTGTCATGCCTGCGTGGGCCATCTTCAAGGAACGCGGTGAAAAGGCGTCCAGCGAAGATGTGTATCTGACGCCTTCGCAACAGTATGGCGTCATGCCCCAGAGCGAGTATATGGAACTCACGGGGAACCGCGTCGTGCTTAACAACGCTTCGTCAGACACGATGAAGTCCGTGCGCGAAGGAGATTTCATCATCCACCTCCGGAGTTTTCAAGGAGGAATTGAAGCGTCAGATATCGAAGGCAAGGTGAGTGCTGCCTATACGGTTCTGACACCAGTTATGACGCTTCATCGAGACTATTTCCGTCACTTGTTAAAGTCCGAGGAATTTATAACCGAGCTGGCAAATCTTACGTTTCAGCTTCGCGACGGCCAGAACGTTAGCTTCAGTCGATTCTCCAGGATGCGATTGCCGGTACCTCCACTTGAGGAGCAGATCGCAATCGCGGAGCGTCTGCAGTCAGAGCTTGCGCATATCGATGCTAGGCAGGCCGAAGTTGACCGGCTCCGCAACGAGTTCAGTTCGCTCCGCGGATCGTTCGTTACCGGAAAGAAGCAGGTGTCCTGA
- a CDS encoding YnfA family protein yields MTVLRIAVLFVLAAVAEIGGAWLIWQAVKEDRGWLFAVLGVMALGAYGFIAALQPDANFGRVLAAYGGIFIAGSLAWGVIVDGFRPTSWDVIGSVVALAGAAIIIFAPAATDSLPESAA; encoded by the coding sequence ATGACCGTGCTGCGCATCGCCGTCCTCTTCGTCCTCGCCGCCGTCGCCGAGATCGGCGGTGCCTGGCTCATCTGGCAGGCGGTGAAGGAAGACCGCGGGTGGTTGTTCGCGGTCCTCGGGGTCATGGCCCTCGGCGCCTACGGCTTCATCGCGGCGCTCCAGCCGGATGCGAACTTCGGGCGGGTCCTCGCCGCGTACGGCGGGATCTTCATCGCCGGGTCCCTCGCCTGGGGCGTCATCGTCGACGGCTTCCGTCCCACCTCCTGGGATGTGATCGGATCCGTCGTGGCACTGGCCGGAGCGGCGATCATCATCTTCGCCCCGGCCGCTACGGATTCGCTGCCGG
- a CDS encoding ATP-dependent DNA ligase has translation MGRFIYEGSAKIEVEDRALRHLQLVMTAKLRRGEPFPYTWKEDASIGGGRTTVWVHATSSIVFKYVGSRQPEINRAWVDALAFTANAPGGLYLVPEPTGSAVTGTVDSA, from the coding sequence GTGGGCAGATTCATCTACGAAGGAAGCGCCAAGATCGAGGTGGAGGACCGCGCGCTGCGACACCTCCAGCTGGTGATGACGGCGAAGCTGCGGCGGGGAGAGCCGTTCCCGTACACCTGGAAGGAAGACGCCAGCATCGGCGGTGGCCGGACCACCGTGTGGGTGCACGCGACCAGTTCGATCGTGTTCAAGTACGTCGGCAGCCGGCAGCCGGAGATCAACCGGGCCTGGGTGGATGCCCTCGCCTTCACCGCCAACGCGCCGGGAGGGCTGTACCTGGTCCCGGAACCGACGGGGAGCGCCGTCACCGGCACCGTCGACTCGGCGTGA
- a CDS encoding DUF4383 domain-containing protein, producing the protein MSDTTRTDRSTRYAGTPIQKTALIVGIVFLVVGIAGFIPGLTHSAEHLHGAGADSEALLLGVFQVSVLHNIVHLLFAVAGIALAASPRASRLYLIIGGLAYLVVWLYGLIAVGNEQLNFLPVNNADNWLHLGLAVGMVLLGIFVSREPRVPQNGSGTARV; encoded by the coding sequence ATGAGCGACACCACCCGCACCGACCGCAGCACCCGTTATGCCGGCACACCCATTCAGAAGACGGCGTTGATCGTCGGAATCGTCTTCCTCGTCGTCGGCATCGCCGGGTTCATCCCCGGCCTCACGCATTCCGCCGAGCACCTGCACGGCGCAGGCGCCGACTCCGAGGCGTTGCTTCTCGGCGTCTTCCAGGTGTCCGTCCTGCACAACATCGTGCACCTTCTCTTCGCGGTCGCGGGCATCGCGCTCGCCGCCTCGCCGCGTGCCTCTCGCCTGTATCTGATCATCGGTGGGCTCGCGTATCTCGTCGTCTGGCTCTACGGTCTCATCGCCGTCGGCAACGAACAGCTGAACTTCCTGCCGGTGAACAATGCCGACAACTGGCTGCACCTCGGCCTCGCGGTCGGCATGGTCCTGCTCGGCATCTTCGTCAGCCGCGAACCGCGCGTCCCGCAGAACGGCAGCGGCACCGCGCGGGTCTGA